The nucleotide window TCAGCGATGTAAACAATACATTCCTCTCAAGAAGAGAGATTGTTTGCAATTTCAAGGGCTTGGCAGGCAAGCTCAAAAAGCTAGACGCAGCAGACATGATTTCAAAACAATTCAAGCTTGACGGCAAGGTAATCATTCCAATTTTCATGAAAAACCACTCTGGGAGACCAGAAGTAACTGGAACCTTCTATGTGTATGAGAGTGAAGAGTTGGCAAAAAAGCAGGTCAACCCAACCATTTTCAAGAGACTAGATAAAATCAAAGCTGCAATTGCGGCTGCTGCTCCAAAAGAGGAAACAGCGGCAGAAGAGCCAAAAGAGGCTAGCTCATAATGGCAGACAAAAAGGCAAAAGCAAAGGCAACCGGCATTGCATCATACTATAAAATTTCTGGCGACAAGGCAACCCGAGTACACAAGTCCTGCTCCAGGTGTGGCAAGGGCGTATTCATGTCGGATCACAAAAACAGAAAGACCTGCGGCAAGTGCGGCCTAACTGAATTCATTCAGTAGAGCTTCTTTT belongs to Candidatus Nitrosotenuis cloacae and includes:
- a CDS encoding 30S ribosomal protein S24e, with the protein product MSIETLSDVNNTFLSRREIVCNFKGLAGKLKKLDAADMISKQFKLDGKVIIPIFMKNHSGRPEVTGTFYVYESEELAKKQVNPTIFKRLDKIKAAIAAAAPKEETAAEEPKEASS
- a CDS encoding 30S ribosomal protein S27ae translates to MADKKAKAKATGIASYYKISGDKATRVHKSCSRCGKGVFMSDHKNRKTCGKCGLTEFIQ